One part of the Parabacteroides distasonis ATCC 8503 genome encodes these proteins:
- a CDS encoding 4-alpha-glucanotransferase, translating into MKVSFNINFHTVWGQKLCVVGSIPELGSWEPALAKEMNYSGDGNWKLELDLPPDIKDIEYRYFLSVNDKQIFEEWEKNHRIVLDGQSDSYILYDYWQIRPDNLAFYSSAFTKSLFAHPCNTHERVVRSGRKLVIKISAPRVEKNQCVAITGNQECLGNWHPDKALLLSCDTFPEWHIDLDAAEIRYPLEYKFLVWDNDSRQPLYWESDENRILSLVPQKQGETVVISGLYFRDSLPLWRCAGSVIPVFSLRSEKSFGVGDLGDLHMLVDWARKTHQRIIQVLPMNDTTMTHTWVDSYPYSAISIYALHPMYVDLSALGTLKDPERAAFYAGKQKELNAKDTVDYEEVLKYKLGYCQEYFAGEGKAVLDTPEFKEFLAQNESWLMPYATYCFLRESYGTSDFSQWQGNSTYNKTRVRALCREDSDAWPEISFSYFLQYVLHNQFKSVSDYARKNGVVLKGDLPIGVSRTSVEAWTEPKYFNMNGQAGAPPDDFSMNGQNWLFPTYNWDAMEKDNFSWWKKRFAKLSDYFDCFRIDHILGFFRIWEVPCEYVQGLCGHFNPALPFSREEIEQYGLNFNESRFTTPHINRQFLSELFEENTEEVIGAYLAQSSSRHYVLKPFCDTQRKIEALFADKADPVSLRIKNGLFTIANEVLFLRDPRETDKFHPRISANQSYIYRELSGSDRYAFDQLYWHFFYHRHNDFWKAQAFKRLTPLVASTEMLVCGEDLGMIPASVPEVMNKLQILSLEIERMPKSPQREFSDMFNLPYHSVCTTSTHDMTPLRNWWKEDPEKTQRYYNHVLQRIGEAPDECTAEIVAQIISNHLKTRSMLTIIPLQDWFAMDDSIKRKDIESERINVPANSTHYWRYRMHITLEQLLQADNLNNKIVSLIKEAGRK; encoded by the coding sequence ATGAAAGTCTCTTTTAATATAAACTTCCATACCGTTTGGGGACAGAAGTTATGTGTAGTGGGCTCCATACCGGAATTAGGCTCTTGGGAACCTGCTTTGGCTAAGGAGATGAATTACTCTGGGGATGGAAACTGGAAACTGGAACTGGATCTTCCACCCGATATAAAAGATATAGAATATAGATATTTCTTAAGTGTTAATGATAAGCAGATCTTTGAGGAGTGGGAGAAGAATCACCGGATTGTATTGGATGGACAATCTGATTCTTACATCCTTTATGATTATTGGCAAATCCGTCCGGATAATCTAGCCTTTTATTCTTCGGCTTTCACCAAAAGTTTATTCGCTCATCCCTGCAATACACATGAGAGGGTCGTTAGAAGTGGAAGAAAATTGGTGATAAAGATATCCGCTCCCCGGGTGGAAAAGAATCAGTGTGTAGCCATTACTGGAAATCAAGAATGCTTAGGTAACTGGCATCCGGACAAGGCTTTATTGCTGAGTTGCGATACTTTCCCGGAATGGCATATTGATTTAGACGCTGCGGAGATACGGTATCCTTTAGAATATAAATTTTTGGTTTGGGATAATGATTCCCGTCAACCTTTGTATTGGGAGAGTGATGAGAATCGTATTCTAAGTCTTGTTCCCCAGAAACAGGGTGAGACCGTTGTTATATCTGGTCTTTACTTCCGGGATAGCTTACCGTTATGGCGTTGTGCCGGCTCGGTTATCCCCGTCTTTTCCTTGCGCTCGGAAAAGAGCTTTGGAGTAGGTGATTTGGGAGATTTACACATGTTGGTGGATTGGGCTAGAAAGACGCACCAACGTATCATTCAAGTATTACCTATGAATGATACGACAATGACCCATACTTGGGTGGATTCCTATCCGTATAGCGCTATTTCTATTTATGCCCTTCATCCCATGTATGTGGATTTATCGGCTTTGGGGACCTTGAAAGATCCGGAGAGAGCAGCTTTTTATGCAGGGAAGCAAAAAGAATTAAACGCAAAAGATACGGTTGATTACGAGGAAGTACTGAAATATAAATTGGGTTATTGTCAAGAATATTTCGCAGGGGAGGGTAAGGCCGTATTAGATACGCCGGAGTTTAAAGAGTTCTTGGCGCAAAATGAGTCATGGTTGATGCCTTACGCTACTTATTGTTTCTTGCGGGAAAGTTATGGGACATCGGATTTCTCTCAATGGCAAGGTAATTCTACTTACAATAAGACACGTGTTCGCGCCCTATGCCGGGAAGATAGTGACGCATGGCCGGAGATCTCGTTCTCTTATTTCTTGCAATATGTATTGCACAACCAGTTCAAGTCGGTATCGGATTATGCCCGTAAGAATGGAGTTGTATTGAAAGGTGATTTACCCATTGGCGTGAGCCGCACTAGTGTAGAGGCTTGGACGGAACCGAAATATTTTAATATGAATGGTCAAGCGGGTGCTCCCCCCGATGACTTTTCCATGAACGGTCAGAACTGGCTGTTCCCGACTTATAACTGGGATGCGATGGAGAAAGATAATTTCTCTTGGTGGAAAAAACGCTTCGCTAAGTTAAGTGATTATTTCGATTGTTTCCGTATAGATCACATCTTGGGATTTTTCCGAATATGGGAGGTTCCTTGTGAATATGTGCAAGGGCTTTGTGGTCATTTCAATCCAGCGTTGCCGTTCTCGAGAGAAGAGATCGAGCAGTATGGATTGAATTTTAACGAATCTCGTTTCACGACCCCACATATCAATCGACAATTTTTATCGGAATTGTTTGAGGAAAATACAGAAGAGGTGATAGGTGCTTATTTGGCACAATCCTCCTCCCGGCATTATGTGTTAAAACCGTTCTGTGATACGCAAAGGAAGATTGAGGCGTTGTTTGCGGATAAGGCGGATCCAGTTTCCCTACGGATCAAGAATGGCCTGTTTACGATTGCGAATGAGGTATTATTTCTTCGTGATCCAAGAGAGACCGATAAGTTTCATCCCCGGATCTCGGCGAATCAATCCTATATCTATCGGGAATTGAGTGGTTCCGACCGTTATGCGTTCGATCAGTTATACTGGCATTTCTTCTATCATCGCCATAATGATTTTTGGAAGGCGCAAGCGTTTAAGCGTTTGACACCGTTGGTTGCGTCCACGGAGATGTTGGTTTGTGGAGAGGATCTCGGTATGATCCCCGCCTCTGTTCCCGAGGTTATGAATAAGTTGCAAATACTAAGCTTGGAGATTGAGCGTATGCCGAAGAGCCCACAGCGGGAATTTTCCGATATGTTCAATCTGCCTTATCATTCGGTTTGTACGACTTCTACACATGATATGACTCCTCTTCGTAATTGGTGGAAAGAAGATCCGGAGAAGACACAGCGTTATTACAACCATGTATTGCAACGGATCGGTGAGGCCCCGGATGAATGTACGGCTGAAATCGTTGCCCAGATTATTTCTAATCATTTGAAGACTCGTTCCATGCTGACGATTATTCCGTTGCAGGATTGGTTTGCTATGGATGATTCTATCAAGCGGAAGGATATAGAATCCGAGCGTATTAACGTTCCTGCGAATTCAACGCATTATTGGCGCTACCGGATGCATATTACGTTGGAACAGCTTTTGCAGGCTGATAACCTGAATAATAAGATCGTCTCGTTGATAAAAGAGGCTGGACGAAAATAA
- the folB gene encoding dihydroneopterin aldolase has translation MTTKIELRRMTFYAYHGVAPQETRVGNTFIVDLILTAPLENAVWSDDLSDTINYATVYETVKAEMAIPSRLLEHAAGRILKALKERFPQITEVELVLSKLNPPFGGDIHSASIILKESFLSV, from the coding sequence ATGACAACAAAGATTGAATTACGAAGGATGACATTCTATGCCTATCATGGCGTGGCACCCCAAGAGACCCGGGTTGGGAATACTTTTATCGTAGATTTGATACTGACAGCGCCGTTGGAGAATGCGGTATGGAGCGACGATTTAAGCGATACGATCAATTACGCCACAGTATATGAAACCGTGAAAGCAGAAATGGCTATCCCCTCGAGACTTCTTGAGCACGCGGCGGGGCGTATCTTGAAGGCTTTGAAAGAGAGATTTCCACAGATCACGGAGGTGGAACTTGTCTTGTCTAAATTAAATCCTCCGTTTGGCGGAGATATTCATAGTGCTTCGATAATTCTTAAAGAAAGCTTTCTTTCTGTTTAG
- a CDS encoding bactofilin family protein produces the protein MGIKQKDENSAGGLHNALAAGTTIKGNIITETDFRLDGKVEGDISCNGKIVIGPKGSVTGNIVSENAEILGEVDGSVKVSAKLILKSTAIIKGDIYTQSLEIEPNARFNGACSMCSEKKKADK, from the coding sequence ATGGGAATAAAACAAAAAGATGAAAATTCCGCAGGCGGATTACACAACGCCTTGGCTGCGGGGACAACGATAAAGGGTAATATTATCACAGAGACAGACTTTCGCTTGGATGGAAAAGTAGAAGGGGACATCAGTTGCAACGGCAAGATCGTTATCGGCCCCAAAGGTAGCGTAACAGGCAATATCGTATCCGAGAATGCTGAGATTCTCGGTGAGGTAGATGGCTCCGTAAAAGTAAGCGCAAAGCTTATTCTAAAATCAACAGCAATTATCAAGGGAGATATATATACCCAATCCCTAGAGATCGAACCAAACGCACGGTTCAACGGAGCCTGCTCGATGTGTTCCGAGAAAAAGAAAGCGGACAAATAG
- a CDS encoding monomeric [FeFe] hydrogenase: MAFTNNVMIVRHGLLAKLVKLWKENRLLEEIDRLPIELSPRKSKVRGRCCVHKERAVWKYKTLPLLGFDMQDEEDELTPLSEYAKRALFRSENKKENIMCVVDEACSSCVSVNYEITNLCRGCVARSCYMNCPKDAIRFKKNGQAEIDHETCISCGKCHQSCPYHAIVYIPIPCEEVCPVKAISKDKYGVEHIDESKCIYCGKCVNACPFGAIFEISQVFDILQRLRNKEQMVAIVAPSILAQFSAPKEKVYGAIKSLGFEEVVEVAQGAMETTRHEAEELIEKLKEGQPFMTTSCCPSYVQLAEKHIPDLKKYISSTGSPMYYTARIVKEKYPDAKIVFVGPCVAKRKEVKLDPCVDFTLTFEEVGSVLEGLGIKIEEAQPFSVLFNAVREAHGFAQSGGVINAVKVYLKDENVNAVQVANLTKKNVALLRAYAKTGKAPAQFIEVMACEGGCVTGPCTHADKTAGQKQLIKELTKF; encoded by the coding sequence ATGGCATTTACCAACAACGTAATGATTGTTCGTCACGGATTGCTGGCGAAGTTAGTAAAGCTCTGGAAAGAAAACCGTCTTCTAGAAGAAATAGATCGCTTACCGATCGAGTTGAGTCCCCGAAAATCGAAAGTGAGGGGCCGTTGCTGTGTACATAAGGAACGTGCCGTCTGGAAATACAAGACCTTGCCTTTGCTTGGTTTTGATATGCAGGACGAGGAAGATGAGTTGACACCGCTTTCAGAGTATGCGAAGCGTGCCTTGTTCCGCTCGGAGAATAAGAAGGAAAATATCATGTGTGTAGTGGATGAGGCGTGTTCCTCTTGTGTCTCCGTGAATTATGAGATCACGAATCTTTGCCGGGGTTGCGTGGCTCGTAGTTGTTATATGAACTGCCCGAAGGACGCTATCCGATTCAAGAAAAACGGTCAGGCCGAGATTGATCATGAAACTTGTATCAGCTGTGGTAAATGCCACCAAAGCTGTCCGTACCATGCCATCGTTTATATCCCGATCCCTTGCGAGGAAGTTTGTCCGGTTAAGGCGATCAGCAAGGACAAGTATGGGGTGGAGCATATCGACGAGTCTAAATGTATATATTGCGGTAAATGTGTGAATGCTTGTCCGTTCGGTGCTATCTTCGAGATCTCGCAAGTATTCGATATCTTGCAACGCTTGCGGAATAAGGAACAGATGGTAGCGATTGTCGCTCCGTCTATCTTAGCTCAGTTTAGCGCTCCGAAGGAAAAAGTGTATGGCGCTATCAAGTCCTTGGGATTCGAGGAAGTGGTTGAGGTGGCGCAAGGCGCTATGGAAACCACCCGTCATGAGGCGGAAGAATTGATCGAGAAATTGAAAGAAGGACAACCGTTCATGACCACTAGTTGCTGTCCGTCTTACGTGCAATTGGCCGAGAAACATATCCCGGATTTAAAGAAATACATCTCTTCTACTGGATCTCCGATGTATTATACGGCCCGTATCGTGAAGGAAAAATATCCGGATGCGAAGATCGTGTTTGTTGGCCCGTGCGTGGCGAAACGAAAAGAGGTGAAACTAGATCCGTGCGTGGATTTTACACTTACGTTTGAGGAAGTAGGTTCCGTATTGGAGGGATTGGGTATCAAGATCGAGGAGGCCCAGCCTTTCTCTGTATTATTTAACGCTGTCCGTGAGGCGCATGGCTTCGCCCAAAGTGGTGGTGTGATCAACGCCGTTAAGGTTTATTTGAAGGACGAGAACGTAAATGCCGTGCAGGTAGCCAACCTGACAAAGAAAAATGTGGCATTATTACGTGCTTATGCTAAAACCGGAAAGGCTCCCGCGCAGTTTATAGAAGTGATGGCTTGCGAGGGCGGTTGTGTGACCGGTCCTTGTACGCACGCCGATAAGACTGCCGGACAAAAGCAGCTTATTAAGGAGCTTACTAAATTCTAG